The Deinococcus sp. KSM4-11 genome contains the following window.
GGACGGCAAGACCACGACCAGCTGGCTGGCCCGGCACCTGCTGCGCGCCGCGGGCATTCCCACTGGCCTGCTCAGTACCGTGGGGTACGAACTGCCGGACGGCGTGCTGCGGCACTTCCCGGCCCACTTCACGACCCCCGAGGCGCCGCAGGTGCAGGCCACTCTGCGGGACATGGTGCAGGCGGGCGCGGGCGCCGTTGTGCTGGAGGCCAGCTCGCACGCCCTGTCCCTGGAGCGTGTGCGGGGCGTGGCGTGGGACGTGGCCGTGTGGACGCACCTGTCCAGCGAGCATCTGGACTTTCACGGCAGCGTGGAGCATTACTTCGCCGCCAAGCGCCAGCTGATCGAACGCAGTCCCTTCGCGGTGCTGAACGCCGACGATCCCTGGATCGCCCGGCTGCGCGGCGTGGCTCCCACCGAGGTCACGTACAGCGCCGAGGGTGGCCCCGCCGACTGGCAGGCCCGCGAAATCGAAGAACGGGCCACCGGGCTGCACTTCCGCGTCTCGTCGCCGTTCGGGGTGTTCGAGGCGGCGCTGCCGATGATCGGACGGTTCAACGTGGCGAACGCGCTGGCCGCCATGGCGGCGGTGGCCCGGCTGGGCGCGACCCCCGCCCAGCTCACCGCGGGCCTCGCGTCCTTCCGGGGTGTGCCGGGCCGCATGGAACTCGTGCCGGGCGGGCTGGACGACCCCAGGGTGATCGTGGACTTCGCGCACACGCCCCCCAGCCTGGAGAAAGCGCTCTCGACCTTGCGGGCCACCACGGACGGACAGCTGTGGGTGCTGCTCGGGTCCGCCGGCGGCCCGCGCGATCCGCTCAAACGCGCTCCGCTGGGCGAGGTCGCCACCCGCCTGGCCGATCACGCCATCTTCACCGAAGAGGATCACCGCGACACGCCGCTCTCCGACATCCTGAGCGAGATGGCACGGGGTGCGGCCGGGCGACCGAACTTCACGGCCATCCCGGATCGACGCGAGGCCATCGCGCACGTCATCCAGGCAGCGCGGCCCGGCGATACCGTCCTGCTGGCTGGAAAGGGGCCGGAGGACACCCTGGAGCGGGACGGCCACACCCTGCCGTGGAACGAAGTCCAGGAGGCGAGAAACGCGCTGGCGGCGCGCGCCCACCGCTGACAGGCGGGCGCCTAGGGGATCGGCCCTGCCAGTCAGCGGGCTCGCCAGCAGTCTGTCCCCGATTCCAGCCCTGAGCCGGATGGTACAGACCGGCTGCGCCATTGTGGCTATAGGCAGCCGTGGGCAAACCTGACACAGTCAGGTCGACCCCCGCTCCGACCCTGTGGACGTGCGAACCCGTGAAGGCGCGGTGGGCGGAACGAGGGACGGACATGAACGGAAAGCACATCACAAAACTGGGCTTCGAACGGGCGGGCATCGGCCTGGCGCTCGCCGCTGCCACCGAACGCGAACGTGCGGGCGCGACCCGCGACGACATCCTCGCGGAACTGCGCGCCGTTCAGGCGAACCCCGC
Protein-coding sequences here:
- a CDS encoding UDP-N-acetylmuramoyl-L-alanyl-D-glutamate--2,6-diaminopimelate ligase codes for the protein MRLPELAAALHLTLPATDLPDVAVRGVTHNAAWVQPGDVFVAIRGARFDGHSFMDQVRAAGAVAVLGEGLPEGTPSPLPYLTVPHARAALADAAAALNGHPSHALKVIGVTGTDGKTTTSWLARHLLRAAGIPTGLLSTVGYELPDGVLRHFPAHFTTPEAPQVQATLRDMVQAGAGAVVLEASSHALSLERVRGVAWDVAVWTHLSSEHLDFHGSVEHYFAAKRQLIERSPFAVLNADDPWIARLRGVAPTEVTYSAEGGPADWQAREIEERATGLHFRVSSPFGVFEAALPMIGRFNVANALAAMAAVARLGATPAQLTAGLASFRGVPGRMELVPGGLDDPRVIVDFAHTPPSLEKALSTLRATTDGQLWVLLGSAGGPRDPLKRAPLGEVATRLADHAIFTEEDHRDTPLSDILSEMARGAAGRPNFTAIPDRREAIAHVIQAARPGDTVLLAGKGPEDTLERDGHTLPWNEVQEARNALAARAHR